The following coding sequences are from one Virgibacillus necropolis window:
- a CDS encoding BaiN/RdsA family NAD(P)/FAD-dependent oxidoreductase, which translates to MEYDVIIIGGGPSGLMASIAAAESGAKCLLIEKGSKLGTKLAISGGGRCNVTNRLPEDEVIKHIPGNGKFLYSAFSVFNNYDIIDFFEKMGVALKEEDHGRMFPVTNSAKTVVNALISKLHELNVKIRMQTEVKTINYNEEEHTVVLPDNEKITCKSIVIAVGGKAVPHTGSTGDGYAWAEKAGHTVTKLYPTEVALTSSEPFIKQKQLQGLSLRDVALTVLNKKGKPIITHQMDMIFTHFGISGPAVLRCSQFVVKELMRGRFEVTMVLDLLPTQNEDVLVKELWDTLQLNPKRSIKNSFKGIVPERFLSYIFEKNTITEEQKAATISKEVIRKIVHDFKHFTFLVNGSLSLKKAFVTGGGVSIKEIVPNTMQSKMMHGLYFCGEILDIHGYTGGYNITSALVTGRLAGSNAALEAGHVL; encoded by the coding sequence GTGGAATACGATGTAATCATAATTGGCGGAGGCCCCTCTGGATTAATGGCTTCTATTGCCGCTGCAGAAAGTGGTGCCAAATGCCTTTTAATTGAAAAAGGAAGTAAACTAGGGACAAAATTAGCTATTTCAGGTGGTGGACGATGTAATGTTACCAATCGACTGCCTGAAGATGAAGTGATCAAACACATTCCTGGTAATGGAAAGTTTTTATATAGTGCATTTTCAGTTTTTAATAATTATGATATTATTGATTTTTTTGAGAAAATGGGAGTAGCGTTAAAGGAAGAAGATCATGGACGTATGTTTCCTGTAACTAATTCTGCAAAAACAGTCGTTAATGCATTAATAAGTAAATTGCATGAATTAAACGTAAAAATACGGATGCAAACAGAGGTAAAAACAATAAACTATAACGAAGAAGAACACACAGTGGTATTACCTGACAACGAGAAGATTACATGCAAATCAATCGTGATTGCAGTAGGAGGTAAGGCTGTTCCGCACACAGGATCAACAGGTGATGGTTATGCGTGGGCAGAAAAAGCGGGACATACTGTTACGAAACTTTATCCAACAGAAGTTGCCTTGACCTCTAGTGAACCCTTTATTAAACAAAAACAACTTCAAGGATTATCGCTAAGGGATGTTGCACTAACTGTACTTAATAAAAAGGGCAAGCCTATTATCACCCACCAAATGGATATGATATTCACCCACTTTGGAATTTCAGGTCCTGCAGTATTACGTTGCTCACAATTTGTTGTAAAAGAGCTTATGAGAGGTCGTTTCGAAGTTACCATGGTGTTAGATCTATTACCAACACAAAATGAAGATGTTCTTGTAAAAGAATTATGGGACACATTACAGCTTAATCCGAAGAGATCAATCAAAAATAGTTTTAAAGGGATTGTTCCAGAACGTTTTTTATCTTACATTTTTGAAAAAAACACTATTACTGAAGAACAAAAAGCAGCAACCATTTCTAAAGAAGTAATTCGGAAGATTGTACATGATTTTAAACATTTCACATTTCTAGTAAATGGATCTTTGTCACTTAAAAAGGCATTTGTTACTGGCGGTGGAGTTTCCATAAAAGAAATTGTACCAAACACAATGCAATCAAAAATGATGCACGGATTATATTTTTGTGGAGAAATTTTAGATATTCATGGCTATACTGGTGGTTATAATATCACTTCTGCCCTAGTAACAGGCAGATTAGCTGGATCAAATGCAGCACTTGAAGCAGGACATGTTTTATGA
- a CDS encoding putative polysaccharide biosynthesis protein, with protein sequence MSNIVKGTMLLTGATFLSKFLGMIYIIPFNMLIDDPNGITLFAYGYTPYNILITISTIGVPLAVSKFVSKYNALEDYQTGLRIFRIGIILMSITGFLAFLILFFGAEFIAELTKANSQGQATGNNISVAEITMVLRMVSFALIIIPAMSIVRGFFQGHQSMGPTAVSQVVEQIVRIVFLLSAVFIIIVMLNGETATAIGFATFAAFIGALASCVVLYVYWRKRKPAIDRRAEQQLKASTIPTKELVKELFQYAGPFVLIGIATPLYQIIDQITFERAMKAIGQGDIVGLAYGAINFNAHKLVIIPVAIATGLSAAILPALTKSFNEQTKTVLFKQINQALQIVIVLIVPAVVGLSMLSDLAYGSLFGMNNLEITGPLLGWYAPVGLLFGLFLVTSSILQGINQQRFAVISLSGGLLIKILFNIQLIHMFGAKGMIFGTALAVGTAVTLNLWRIHTSIQFSFKQLFKRTLLVCIFSIIMVVILWLTKLLFGTFIPYEETRWGSVVMLIIGVTFGGSVYLWFAYHSTLLQRVLGNKVRVLDRIFKR encoded by the coding sequence ATGTCGAATATTGTCAAAGGCACTATGTTACTTACTGGTGCCACATTTTTATCGAAGTTTTTAGGAATGATTTATATCATTCCGTTTAATATGTTGATTGACGATCCCAACGGTATAACATTGTTTGCTTACGGTTATACCCCATATAATATATTAATTACAATTTCAACAATTGGTGTACCACTTGCGGTTTCTAAATTTGTTTCCAAATATAATGCATTAGAGGATTATCAGACAGGATTAAGAATATTCCGAATAGGTATCATTTTAATGTCTATTACAGGATTTCTGGCGTTTTTGATATTGTTTTTTGGTGCCGAATTTATAGCTGAATTAACAAAAGCAAATAGTCAAGGACAAGCAACGGGAAATAATATATCAGTGGCCGAAATTACCATGGTACTAAGAATGGTTAGTTTTGCTTTAATCATAATCCCAGCAATGAGCATTGTACGTGGCTTTTTCCAGGGTCATCAATCCATGGGACCTACAGCTGTTTCACAGGTAGTGGAACAAATCGTTCGGATTGTGTTTTTATTATCAGCAGTATTTATTATTATCGTTATGTTAAATGGTGAAACTGCAACTGCTATCGGATTTGCCACTTTTGCGGCATTTATTGGCGCTCTTGCATCTTGTGTGGTTTTATATGTGTATTGGAGGAAACGTAAACCGGCGATTGACAGAAGAGCCGAGCAACAACTAAAAGCTTCAACGATTCCTACAAAGGAATTAGTAAAGGAACTTTTTCAGTATGCAGGCCCATTTGTTTTAATCGGTATTGCTACTCCGTTGTATCAGATCATTGACCAAATTACGTTTGAGCGGGCAATGAAAGCTATTGGCCAGGGTGACATTGTAGGACTTGCATATGGTGCAATTAATTTTAACGCGCATAAATTGGTGATTATCCCAGTTGCAATAGCGACAGGTTTATCAGCAGCAATACTTCCTGCATTGACAAAGTCTTTTAATGAACAAACGAAGACAGTACTGTTCAAACAAATCAATCAAGCACTTCAAATCGTTATTGTTTTAATTGTCCCAGCTGTAGTTGGATTATCAATGTTATCAGATCTAGCCTACGGTTCATTGTTTGGGATGAATAATCTTGAGATAACAGGACCATTACTAGGATGGTATGCTCCTGTAGGGTTATTATTTGGGCTGTTTTTAGTAACTTCTTCAATCCTTCAAGGGATTAATCAACAGCGGTTTGCGGTAATTAGTTTATCAGGTGGATTATTAATAAAAATTCTTTTCAATATACAATTAATCCATATGTTTGGTGCGAAAGGGATGATTTTTGGTACAGCTCTTGCTGTTGGTACTGCAGTAACGTTAAATTTATGGCGTATTCATACCTCCATTCAGTTTTCGTTTAAGCAACTGTTTAAACGTACACTGTTGGTTTGTATTTTTTCTATTATTATGGTTGTCATATTATGGTTGACTAAGTTATTGTTTGGAACATTTATTCCATATGAAGAGACTAGATGGGGCTCCGTAGTCATGCTCATTATAGGTGTTACATTTGGAGGTAGTGTCTATCTATGGTTTGCCTATCATTCAACATTGCTCCAACGTGTTTTGGGCAATAAAGTTCGTGTTCTCGACCGGATTTTTAAAAGGTAA
- a CDS encoding pseudouridine synthase: protein MRLDKLLANMGYGSRKDVKNILKLKMVSVNNAIIKDGKVHVDTSMDVIQVGEDTVHYQKYIYLMMNKPPGYISATVDHTEKTVIDLLSSGHQNFQPFPVGRLDKDTEGLLLLTNDGEFGHQLTSPKKDVTKVYYAKIDGHVSDEDIERFSKGLTLEDGYQTKPAKLRILVAGKHSEIEVSITEGKYHQVKRMFAAVGKKVTYLKRIKMGLLVLDPSLKKGNYRELTEDELTSISQKNS, encoded by the coding sequence ATGCGTCTTGATAAACTGTTAGCAAATATGGGGTATGGAAGTCGGAAGGATGTAAAAAATATACTTAAACTGAAAATGGTTTCCGTAAATAACGCTATTATAAAAGACGGAAAAGTGCATGTAGATACTTCAATGGACGTTATTCAGGTGGGGGAAGATACGGTTCATTATCAGAAATATATTTACTTAATGATGAATAAACCTCCAGGATATATATCTGCTACAGTCGATCATACAGAAAAAACGGTGATTGATTTGTTATCATCTGGCCATCAAAACTTTCAACCATTTCCGGTTGGAAGATTAGATAAGGATACAGAGGGATTGCTTTTACTTACAAATGACGGGGAATTTGGACATCAGCTAACGTCACCAAAGAAAGACGTTACTAAAGTCTACTATGCTAAAATTGATGGACATGTATCAGATGAAGATATTGAACGATTTTCTAAAGGTCTAACACTTGAGGATGGGTATCAAACGAAACCAGCAAAACTCCGCATTCTTGTTGCTGGAAAACATTCTGAAATTGAAGTTAGTATTACAGAGGGTAAATATCACCAAGTTAAAAGGATGTTTGCAGCAGTGGGTAAAAAGGTAACCTATTTAAAACGAATAAAGATGGGACTACTTGTATTGGACCCATCCCTAAAAAAAGGAAACTATAGGGAGCTTACAGAAGACGAATTGACGTCAATTTCTCAAAAAAACAGCTGA
- a CDS encoding DeoR family transcriptional regulator: MSSLRSGILEYSSSRMLTRMKAVYFYIKECGMVSTPELAEEFNTTMRTIQRDLHVLTYNGLVSSPTRGKWKITDKKVSIS; the protein is encoded by the coding sequence ATGTCATCATTAAGGAGTGGTATTTTGGAGTATTCATCATCTCGAATGCTGACGAGGATGAAGGCTGTTTATTTCTACATTAAGGAATGTGGAATGGTTTCAACACCTGAGTTAGCAGAAGAATTTAATACGACCATGCGGACAATTCAACGCGATCTACATGTGTTGACTTACAATGGTCTTGTTAGTAGTCCAACAAGAGGTAAGTGGAAAATTACAGATAAAAAAGTATCGATCTCTTAA